The following proteins are encoded in a genomic region of Jaculus jaculus isolate mJacJac1 chromosome 13, mJacJac1.mat.Y.cur, whole genome shotgun sequence:
- the Patz1 gene encoding POZ-, AT hook-, and zinc finger-containing protein 1 isoform X4 yields the protein MERVNDASCGPSGCYTYQVSRHSTEMLHNLNQQRKNGGRFCDVLLRVGDESFPAHRAVLAACSEYFESVFSAQLGDGGAADGGPADVGGAAAAAPGGGGGGGGVGAGGSRELEMHTISSKVFGDILDFAYTSRIVVRLESFPELMTAAKFLLMRSVIEICQEVIKQSNVQILVPPARADIMLFRPPGTSDLGFPLDMTNGAALAANSNGIAGSIQPEEEAARATGAAAIAGQASLPVLPGVDRLPMVAGPLSPQLLTSPFPNVASNTPPLTSKRGRGRPRKANLPDSMFGSPGGLREAGILPCGLCGKVFTDANRLRQHEAQHGVTSLQLGYIDLPPPRLGENGLPISEDPDGPRKRSRTRKQVACEICGKIFRDVYHLNRHKLSHSGEKPYSCPVCGLRFKRKDRMSYHVRSHDGSVGKPYICQSCGKGFSRPDHLNGHIKQVHTSERPHKCQVWVGSSSGLPPLEPLPSDLPSWDFAQPALWRSSHSVPDTAFSLSLKKSFPALENLSPAHSSNALFCAAPAGYLRQGWTTPEGSRAFSQWSVG from the exons TCTGCGACGTGCTCCTGCGGGTGGGCGACGAGAGCTTCCCGGCGCACCGCGCCGTGCTGGCCGCCTGCAGCGAGTATTTCGAGTCGGTGTTCAGCGCCCAGTTGGGTGACGGGGGAGCTGCGGACGGGGGTCCCGCCGATGTGGGAGGTGCGGCGGCGGCAGctccgggcggcggcggcggcggcggcggcgtcggGGCCGGGGGCAGCCGTGAGCTGGAGATGCACACCATCAGCTCCAAGGTGTTCGGGGACATCCTGGACTTCGCATACACTTCGCGCATCGTGGTACGACTGGAGAGCTTCCCCGAGCTCATGACGGCCGCCAAGTTCCTACTGATGAGGTCAGTCATCGAGATCTGCCAGGAAGTCATCAAACAATCCAACGTGCAGATCTTAGTGCCTCCTGCCCGGGCTGATATCATGCTCTTTCGACCCCCTGGGACTTCTGACTTGGGCTTTCCTTTGGACATGACCAACGGGGCAGCCTTGGCTGCCAACAGCAATGGTATTGCCGGCAGCATACAACCTGAGGAGGAGGCTGCTCGGGCCACAGGTGCAGCAGCTATTGCAGGCCAAGCTTCCCTGCCTGTGTTACCTGGGGTGGACCGCTTGCCCATGGTGGCCGGACCCCTGTCCCCCCAACTGCTGACATCCCCATTCCCCAACGTGGCATCCAATACCCCTCCACTGACTAGCAAGCGAGGCCGGGGACGCCCAAGGAAGGCCAACCTGCCGGACTCAATGTTTGGGTCCCCGGGGGGCTTGAGGGAAGCAGGCATTCTTCCATGTGGCTTGTGTGGCAAGGTGTTCACTGATGCCAACCGACTCCGGCAGCATGAGGCCCAACACGGTGTCACCAGCCTCCAGTTGGGGTACATTGATCTTCCTCCTCCGAGGCTGGGCGAGAATGGGCTACCCATCTCTGAGGACCCTGACGGCCCGCGAAAGAGGAGCAGGACCAGGAAGCAGGTGGCCTGTGAAATCTGTGGCAAGATCTTCCGCGACGTGTACCATCTCAACCGGCACAAGCTGTCCCACTCTGGAGAGAAGCCCTACTCCTGCCCCGTGTGTGGTCTACGGTTCAAGAGAAAAGACCGCATGTCCTACCATGTGCGGTCCCACGATGGGTCTGTGGGCAAGCCATACATCTGCCAGAGCTGTGGGAAAGGATTCTCCAG GCCTGATCACTTGAACGGACACATCAAGCAGGTGCACACTTCTGAGCGGCCTCACAAGTGTCAG GTGTGGGTTGGGAGCAGCAGCGGCCTGCCACCCCTGGAACCTCTTCCTAGCGACCTGCCATCATGGGACTTTGCCCAGCCTGCTTTGTGGAGGTCGTCCCATTCGGTTCCTGACACCgccttttccctttctctaaAAAAGTCCTTCCCAGCCCTTGAAAACCTGAGCCCAGCACACTCCAGCAATGCTCTCTTCTGTGCAGCCCCAGCAGGATATCTGAGGCAGGGCTGGACCACCCCAGAGGGCAGCCGGGCCTTTAGCCAGTGGTCTGTAGGCTAG